In Corythoichthys intestinalis isolate RoL2023-P3 chromosome 4, ASM3026506v1, whole genome shotgun sequence, a genomic segment contains:
- the cabz01093075.1 gene encoding C-C chemokine receptor type 8, which yields MANISSVLSVTSENLLTGELTRPSSTAFPENTTFDSEIYGDYGEYLDDGDYGEYGSCVYERHGASFLPGIYCTFFLLGFVGNSLVVWVIVCGVQLRNMTDVCLLNLAVADLLLVGCLPFLAYQSRDQWIFGDTMCKVLLGIYRIVFYSSIFFITVMSIDRYLAIVQAVYAMRARTRSFGIFAASVTWATGFLASFPELIYLKQQPGPMNSTVCYPVYSTDTDHHFWWVFGLFKMNILGMLIPIVIMSFCYSQIIRRLLSSQSSKRQTIYLVVTVVAVFFLCWVPYNVVSFFQALELLHVYTKCNSSKVIRLAGQITEVIAYLHSCLNPVLYVFVGQKFRRNLLRLINRTPCGLCQRLKVLIPQQQLSRFNISQTSSLDERSTAV from the exons ATGGCTAACATTTCGTCGGTTCTTAGTGTCACGTCAGAGAATCTATTAACAGGGGAATTAACAAG gccTTCCTCAACAGCTTTCCCAGAAAACACAACATTTGATTCTGAAATCTATGGAGACTATGGTGAATATCTTGACGATGGTGACTATGGTGAATATGGCTCGTGTGTTTACGAGCGACATGGAGCTTCTTTTCTTCCGGGCATCTACTGTACATTCTTCCTCCTGGGCTTTGTCGGGAACTCTCTGGTTGTGTGGGTCATCGTCTGTGGTGTGCAACTACGCAACATGACTGACGTGTGCCTCCTGAATTTGGCCGTTGCGGATCTCCTGTTGGTCGGCTGCCTTCCCTTCTTAGCCTACCAAAGCCGGGACCAGTGGATATTTGGGGACACTATGTGCAAAGTGTTGCTGGGTATTTACCGTATCGTTTTTTATTCGAGCATTTTTTTCATCACGGTTATGAGCATTGACAGGTACTTAGCAATAGTGCAGGCAGTTTATGCCATGAGGGCACGAACACGCTCCTTTGGTATATTTGCAGCCAGTGTCACATGGGCAACAGGATTTTTGGCCTCTTTTCCTGAACTCATCTACCTAAAACAGCAGCCAGGTCCCATGAACTCCACAGTCTGTTACCCCGTGTATTCCACAGACACAGATCATCACTTCTGGTGGGTTTTTGGcctttttaaaatgaacatTTTGGGCATGTTGATTCCCATCGTCATCATGTCTTTCTGCTACTCGCAAATAATCAGGCGGCTGCTTTCCAGTCAGTCATCAAAAAGACAAACCATCTATTTGGTCGTCACTGTGGTTGCCGTCTTCTTCTTATGCTGGGTGCCCTACAATGTGGTGTCCTTCTTCCAAGCACTTGAGCTGTTGCATGTTTACACAAAGTGCAATAGCAGCAAAGTCATCAGATTGGCTGGACAAATCACAGAGGTCATCGCCTACCTCCACAGCTGCCTCAACCCTGTGCTGTACGTGTTTGTGGGACAGAAGTTCCGGAGGAACCTACTGAGGTTGATCAACCGGACTCCCTGTGGTCTGTGCCAGCGTCTCAAGGTACTCATACCACAGCAACAATTGAGCAGGTTCAACATCTCCCAAACCAGCAGCCTGGATGAGAGGAGCACAGCTGTATGA